CTGAATGCGCGGATCTGGCGTTACGTGGTAATCGTTACCCTTCAGCGCAGGCCAGCCGGAACCTGCCGTATAAAGACGGCGGTTGTCGAGCTTACGCCAGTATTCCACTTGTGCTGCCAGGTAAGCATCCTTCTTCTCGCCAGCAGGTTCGTTGCCGTGGATCAGCATGCAGAACGACGGGTGGTTGCCGTAAGCGTCGATGATGCGTTGTGCCTCGTTGTACAGGTAGCCATCAATCGAATGACCATCGCCCACACTGGCCCATGCATCTACTTCTACAGAAAGATAAACGCCATACTTGTCAGCCGCAGCAAATGCTGCTTCCGGTGGACACCAGGAGTGGAAACGCAGGTGGTTAAGGCCATGCGCCTGCATAATGCGGTAGATGCGACCCCAGGCAGCAGTGTCCGTAGGCGGATAACCGGTCAGCGGGAAAATCGCACACTCCAGCGTTCCACGCAGGAACACGGGCTCGCCATTGATGGTGATCTTGTCTTTACTCGTACCCACACTGCGCATGCCGAAACGCGTGCGGCTTACATCCTTGCTGCGGGCGGTTTGCCAGGTGGCCGACAATTCATATAAAGCGGGAGAGAATTCGTCCCATGTTTTGAAATGATTGCCCATGGCATAGGTAAGCGTTACAACGCTGTCGCCTGCACGTAAATCATTGTTCATAGCCGGTAACGAAGCTCCTGTACCGACCGGCTTCACAGCCAGACCGAGTTTGTCACCCGCCATGGCAGCACGGCCGAGTTTTACAGTCACCTTCACTTGTTTCGCTGCCAGATCAGGATATACTTGAATGTTTTTGATAAAAGCCGTCGGACTAGCTTCCAGCTTGATGTCTCCCACAATACCATTCCACGTACCCTGGGTCTGATCGCTGGCGCTGTGGGCGTTAATACCTACTTCGGTGAGATAGCGGTTGTCTACGCGAATGGACAATTTGTGTTTACCAGGAGCAAGTGCGCTCAGGTCATACACGTGTGGTGTGGCCAGGCTGCTGTCGGCTCCCATTGGCTGGTCGTCGACAAATACGGTAGTACCCCAGTGACAACGTTCAAGTGAAAGTGCGATGTGTTGTCCCTTCCAGGCAGCCGGTATGTCAATGCTGCGCTGGTACCAGGCGGCACCCACATAGTATTTTACGGGTGTAAGCCAGAACGGGAACTTGAAGTTGGCGTCGGTGCGGTAAGGGGCGTATTTGTCCTGTTCCAGGAAACGTTCTGTTCCTCTTTCGCCGACCCATTTTGTTCTTACAGATGGATTGTCTCCATAACCTTGCGATTGCATGGCACCGGGCAGTTTCACCGGGTCGGTGAAGGATTGGGTATACCATCGTTGTGTAATGCCTTCATCGTTCCGGTCTATCCGGAAACGCCACTGTCCCGCGAGTGACAGCTGCTGTTGCGCGTTTACGATGCCGCCGAGCAGTAATGCGAACAGTAAGCCGGTAATGCGTTTATTCATAATCATAACGTTTAAAAAAGTCTGTTAATGTCCTATCGGTGCGCCCAGCTGTTCCAGCGTACGGCCTTTCGTTTCCTTTACTTTACGCCTGATAAACAGGAAGCCCAGCAGGCAAATGCCACTATACAAGTAGAATGGTCCGTAAGTGCCCAGTACTTCCGATAAGATCGGGAACGTAAACACGAGCACGAAGTACGCCAGCCATAGCGCAACTATCGCTACGGAGGATGCGAGCCCACGGATATGGTTCGGGAATATCTCTGAAATGATGACCCAGGTAACTGGCGCCAGGGAAGTGGCGTATAAAGCTATCGCGATCAATACCACGAGTGATACCGCGCCTGCCGGGGCAGATGACTGTAACAGTAACGACAGCACGAGGTATACGATCGTCAGTCCAAGCGAACCCGCCAGCATCAAGGGACGCCGGCCGAGTTTATCCACCTGCCACATGGCCACGATGGTGAACACGAGGTTCACGGTGCCGATAGCCACGGTCTCGAACAACTGCCTGTCCAGGTTCGCCCCCACCGATTCAAAAATGGTAGAGGTATAATTGAACACCACATTGATCCCGCATAGCTGCTGAAACACAGCCAATGTCATTCCAATGATCACCATCGGCCTCACACTTTTCTCGAACACCGCACTAAAGGCCGGACGTGTTTCACTTTGCAAGGGCTGCAAAACACCTGCAGCCGTATCACTGGCAAATGTGTCTCCACCTATCTTACGCAGGATGCGCATCGCTTCATCACGCCGGCCGACGGTGAGCAGCCAGCGCGGACTTTCAGGCAGCCAGCATACGCCGGCGAAAAACAGGAGGGAGGGGATCGCACCCAGACCAAACATCCAGCGCCATGCCTCCGGACCATTGTCCGCCAGTTGGTAGTTGACGAGATTTGTAATAAGAATACCTGTTACAATCGTTAACTGGTTGATCGCCACGTTACGGCCGCGAACATGCGCTGGCGATACTTCGGCGATGTACATCGGACTAAGCATAGAAGCCATGCCCACCCCAATGCCCGCCGCAAATCGCATAGCGATAAACACTGATAATGTTTGTG
This genomic interval from Chitinophaga horti contains the following:
- a CDS encoding sugar-binding domain-containing protein, which codes for MNKRITGLLFALLLGGIVNAQQQLSLAGQWRFRIDRNDEGITQRWYTQSFTDPVKLPGAMQSQGYGDNPSVRTKWVGERGTERFLEQDKYAPYRTDANFKFPFWLTPVKYYVGAAWYQRSIDIPAAWKGQHIALSLERCHWGTTVFVDDQPMGADSSLATPHVYDLSALAPGKHKLSIRVDNRYLTEVGINAHSASDQTQGTWNGIVGDIKLEASPTAFIKNIQVYPDLAAKQVKVTVKLGRAAMAGDKLGLAVKPVGTGASLPAMNNDLRAGDSVVTLTYAMGNHFKTWDEFSPALYELSATWQTARSKDVSRTRFGMRSVGTSKDKITINGEPVFLRGTLECAIFPLTGYPPTDTAAWGRIYRIMQAHGLNHLRFHSWCPPEAAFAAADKYGVYLSVEVDAWASVGDGHSIDGYLYNEAQRIIDAYGNHPSFCMLIHGNEPAGEKKDAYLAAQVEYWRKLDNRRLYTAGSGWPALKGNDYHVTPDPRIQAWGEGVKSVINAKIPNTQFDFTAKVNGINQYLGKEIPMVAHEIGQWCVYPDFSETKKYTGLLQARNFDIFREFLKKENLQSQEREFLMASGKLQVLCYKADIEAGMRTGYAGYQLLDLHDFPGQGTALVGVLDPFWNSKPYCTPAEYHRFASATVPLALMPKFTWMNNEKFSANVQVSHFGKSGVPNANLTWRITDLQKKVLASGTLQADLKRSNNNPAGQISFDLAGIKQAAKLNLEITVKGLGVNDWDFWVYPSTLNPTPSSDIIIAKELTPDVIAKLEGGAKVLLMLNGKITKAGGAAIQAGMSTVFWNTEWTTYQAPHTLGILCNPSSPMLRQFPTEYHSNWQWWDILHTAQTMHLKGLPANLRPSVQLIDTWFESRKLGLVFEGKIGKGKLLVTSIDLESNLDQRPAAKQLYYSITEYMKGAAFNPAVALDAASVKALYQ
- a CDS encoding sugar porter family MFS transporter; the protein is MQISTTHRYNTAYIIGISFISALGGYLFGFDFAVISGALPFLRTEFGLNSWWEGFLTGSLALGCIAGCLLAGALADRKGRKPGLMLAALIFAASSLGMAFSQTLSVFIAMRFAAGIGVGMASMLSPMYIAEVSPAHVRGRNVAINQLTIVTGILITNLVNYQLADNGPEAWRWMFGLGAIPSLLFFAGVCWLPESPRWLLTVGRRDEAMRILRKIGGDTFASDTAAGVLQPLQSETRPAFSAVFEKSVRPMVIIGMTLAVFQQLCGINVVFNYTSTIFESVGANLDRQLFETVAIGTVNLVFTIVAMWQVDKLGRRPLMLAGSLGLTIVYLVLSLLLQSSAPAGAVSLVVLIAIALYATSLAPVTWVIISEIFPNHIRGLASSVAIVALWLAYFVLVFTFPILSEVLGTYGPFYLYSGICLLGFLFIRRKVKETKGRTLEQLGAPIGH